One Umboniibacter marinipuniceus DNA window includes the following coding sequences:
- the trhA gene encoding PAQR family membrane homeostasis protein TrhA yields the protein MATPKTQRVSEYSIVEERLNVLSHALGVLLAAIGTLLLLVKAVSFGSTVHIVSFGVYGASMVILYAASSLYHSATTPVARRRLKVFDHAAIYVLIAGSYTPFTLVVLEGWVGWTLFGIVWGMALAGVILKIFFTGRYDKISTAIYVLMGWLIVFAIKPLSEGLPEAGIQWLVAGGISYTVGALLYSVKRLPLNHALFHVFVVLGTVFQFITVYEYILITP from the coding sequence ATGGCGACCCCAAAAACACAACGTGTAAGCGAATATAGCATTGTTGAGGAGCGCCTCAATGTGCTGTCCCATGCACTGGGAGTGTTACTTGCGGCCATTGGGACGTTACTGTTACTCGTCAAAGCCGTGAGCTTTGGCTCCACAGTGCATATCGTCAGTTTCGGCGTTTATGGGGCGAGTATGGTTATACTCTATGCCGCCTCATCACTCTATCACTCAGCTACTACTCCGGTTGCTCGCCGGCGCTTAAAGGTTTTTGATCACGCCGCTATCTATGTATTAATAGCCGGGAGCTATACGCCATTCACGCTGGTGGTCCTTGAGGGGTGGGTAGGTTGGACCCTGTTTGGCATTGTGTGGGGAATGGCCCTAGCGGGGGTTATACTAAAAATCTTCTTTACTGGCCGTTACGATAAAATTTCAACTGCTATCTACGTACTCATGGGATGGCTTATTGTCTTCGCCATTAAACCGCTGTCAGAGGGGCTACCTGAAGCCGGCATACAGTGGTTAGTAGCGGGAGGGATTAGCTACACAGTTGGTGCATTGCTTTATAGTGTTAAGCGCTTGCCGCTCAACCATGCACTATTTCATGTGTTTGTAGTGCTCGGGACGGTTTTCCAATTCATAACGGTTTATGAATACATTCTTATCACGCCGTAA
- a CDS encoding SMP-30/gluconolactonase/LRE family protein, with the protein MKTALQATSLAIMIIVVLGITLFAVSPVRPELFKPDAIQPLTGVYAPQLSLDQANLVDVGAEGPEAVAIDQQGHLYTGLANGDIVKVAHPDLAVTILANTGGRPLGLTFDTQQRLLIADAVTGLLRLESDGTITTLINSQQNPNFGFLDDVAVSEDGVIWVTQASQRFPFGEHIRDFFEASMTGRLLRYDPISEEVLVAMDGLFFANGVTLSPNEDFLLINETGKARILRYWLRGEQLGQSEVFIDSLPALPDNIRADPQSGYWVALVSLRTPELSQLYNSPTLLRILGALPPKWVEPPQHYGLIARIDERGRVVETRHSANKLTLLTSVIRRDQQLIIGSLTGNELAIVDLNE; encoded by the coding sequence ATGAAGACAGCATTGCAAGCAACGAGCCTAGCCATCATGATCATTGTAGTGCTAGGCATCACGCTCTTTGCTGTCTCTCCGGTTCGCCCTGAGCTATTCAAACCCGACGCTATCCAACCGCTCACGGGCGTCTATGCACCCCAACTTAGTCTAGATCAAGCAAATTTGGTTGACGTAGGTGCCGAGGGACCCGAGGCGGTAGCCATTGATCAACAGGGCCACCTTTACACCGGACTAGCTAATGGCGACATCGTTAAAGTAGCCCACCCCGACTTAGCGGTGACGATCCTTGCAAACACCGGCGGACGACCGCTAGGACTCACCTTCGATACCCAACAACGACTACTCATCGCCGACGCGGTAACCGGTCTACTTCGCCTTGAGTCGGATGGCACTATTACTACGCTCATTAATTCGCAGCAAAATCCCAATTTCGGTTTCTTAGACGACGTTGCTGTCTCAGAGGACGGCGTGATTTGGGTCACTCAAGCATCTCAACGCTTCCCTTTTGGTGAGCATATTCGTGATTTCTTTGAAGCGTCTATGACGGGCCGCCTACTGCGCTATGACCCAATATCTGAGGAAGTATTGGTGGCAATGGACGGGCTCTTTTTCGCCAACGGCGTGACCCTCTCACCCAACGAAGACTTCCTACTTATCAATGAAACCGGCAAGGCTCGTATCCTTCGCTACTGGTTACGCGGAGAGCAACTCGGCCAAAGCGAAGTGTTTATTGATAGCTTGCCGGCACTACCCGACAATATCCGTGCGGATCCACAATCTGGCTACTGGGTGGCGCTGGTCAGCTTGCGTACGCCCGAACTTAGCCAACTCTACAACAGCCCTACCCTGTTACGAATCTTAGGCGCCCTACCTCCCAAGTGGGTAGAACCTCCACAGCACTACGGTTTGATTGCCAGAATTGATGAGCGAGGAAGAGTTGTTGAAACACGACATTCGGCGAATAAGCTTACCCTTCTAACCAGTGTTATCCGGCGCGATCAGCAACTCATTATTGGCTCCCTAACCGGCAACGAGCTTGCGATCGTTGACCTGAACGAATGA
- a CDS encoding DUF808 domain-containing protein, whose protein sequence is MASASLFALFDDIAAVLDDVAMMTKVAAKKSAGVLGDDLALNAEQVSGVRAERELPVVWAVAKGSMLNKLILVPTALIISALLPQLILPALMLGGLYLCYEGSEKIWHFLAHRDERKKDKAVLSSALRHPEIDLAVLEREKIRGAIRTDFILSAEIIVIVLGTVATATLLNKTLVLSLIAIAMTVGVYGLVAFIVKLDDMALHMVNSASEGFFGGLQKQVGMAILAFCPWLMKSLSVVGTVAMFLVGGGIIAHGIPMIEQAIHGLDLPLSMVSNALMQGLVGLIVGAVAVMLMSSARKVYRLVRPAS, encoded by the coding sequence ATGGCCAGCGCAAGCCTCTTTGCATTATTTGATGATATCGCAGCAGTGTTAGATGACGTGGCAATGATGACTAAGGTAGCCGCTAAAAAATCTGCCGGGGTATTGGGCGATGACTTGGCTTTGAATGCCGAACAGGTGAGTGGTGTTCGAGCTGAGCGAGAGCTACCTGTAGTCTGGGCGGTCGCCAAAGGTTCAATGCTGAACAAACTGATCCTCGTGCCAACGGCACTAATTATCAGCGCCCTACTACCTCAACTCATTCTGCCTGCATTGATGCTAGGGGGCCTCTACCTCTGCTACGAAGGGTCGGAAAAGATTTGGCATTTTCTTGCTCACCGCGATGAGCGTAAAAAAGACAAGGCGGTTCTCTCTTCGGCACTGCGTCATCCGGAAATTGACTTGGCGGTCCTCGAACGCGAGAAGATTCGTGGAGCGATTCGCACGGACTTCATCCTTTCAGCTGAGATTATTGTCATTGTGCTTGGTACTGTCGCCACCGCCACACTCTTAAATAAAACTCTCGTCCTATCACTAATCGCCATTGCTATGACCGTGGGTGTATACGGATTAGTGGCCTTTATCGTTAAGCTCGATGACATGGCCCTGCATATGGTGAATTCGGCCAGCGAAGGTTTCTTTGGCGGCTTACAGAAGCAAGTCGGAATGGCCATTTTAGCTTTCTGCCCATGGCTCATGAAGTCGTTATCTGTGGTTGGAACCGTTGCGATGTTCCTCGTTGGCGGTGGCATCATTGCGCACGGTATTCCGATGATTGAGCAGGCGATACACGGCCTTGATCTGCCTCTATCAATGGTCAGTAATGCACTGATGCAGGGGTTAGTGGGGCTGATTGTTGGTGCCGTTGCTGTGATGCTGATGTCCAGCGCCAGAAAAGTCTATCGTTTAGTGAGGCCAGCTTCCTAG